One genomic region from Nitrospira sp. encodes:
- the tnpA gene encoding IS200/IS605 family transposase → MVDQRDNEVRKGAHCAWQIHYHIVFPVKYRNALLDEEVTTIIQETAAEIAERFPIEMEAMGTDKNHIHLLCSAHLKMAPGRIVQVFKRITAREIFRRKPAVKRVLWGGEFWTDGYDVATVGERANWQTVERYVQRQGQPHEDIRQLRMF, encoded by the coding sequence ATGGTGGATCAGAGGGACAATGAGGTTCGTAAGGGAGCGCACTGTGCGTGGCAAATCCACTACCATATTGTGTTTCCAGTGAAATACCGCAACGCGCTGCTGGATGAGGAGGTGACAACGATTATCCAAGAAACGGCGGCAGAGATTGCGGAGCGGTTTCCGATTGAGATGGAAGCGATGGGAACGGACAAGAATCATATCCATCTCCTCTGCAGTGCCCATCTGAAAATGGCTCCAGGACGGATTGTCCAGGTGTTCAAGCGCATCACGGCCCGGGAAATCTTTCGACGGAAGCCAGCCGTCAAACGGGTCCTGTGGGGCGGGGAATTTTGGACCGATGGGTATGATGTGGCGACCGTGGGGGAGCGAGCGAACTGGCAGACCGTCGAGCGGTACGTGCAGCGGCAAGGGCAACCGCATGAGGATATTCGGCAACTCCGAATGTTTTAG
- a CDS encoding IS3 family transposase, which yields MAALTVSECRACRVVGQCRATQQYVPCRPDDEEPLRTRIVALAPAYGRYGYRRITTLLQQEGWRVHLNRVERIWREEGLKVPQKQPQRARLWVADGSWLRRRPLSPTQVWAYDCVMERTQDGRPLKLLTVLGSKKWTPSTYDLRSGGVRWNEFRDSSIRRSSVSKRCSWSWNRS from the coding sequence GTGGCTGCCTTGACCGTGTCGGAATGCCGGGCCTGTCGTGTGGTGGGACAATGCCGGGCCACGCAGCAGTATGTACCCTGCCGACCAGATGATGAGGAGCCGCTGCGAACACGGATCGTGGCACTCGCTCCTGCCTATGGGCGGTATGGGTACCGGCGGATCACGACCCTGCTCCAACAAGAAGGGTGGCGCGTCCACCTCAACCGCGTGGAGCGGATTTGGCGTGAGGAGGGGCTCAAGGTGCCCCAGAAGCAGCCCCAACGCGCGCGGCTCTGGGTGGCCGATGGCTCATGGCTGCGGCGGCGCCCGCTCTCTCCGACTCAGGTGTGGGCCTATGACTGTGTGATGGAACGGACCCAGGATGGGCGGCCCTTGAAACTGCTGACTGTGCTAGGCTCGAAAAAGTGGACGCCTTCAACCTATGATCTGAGGTCTGGAGGTGTGAGATGGAACGAGTTCCGCGACAGCAGTATACGAAGGAGTTCCGTGAGCAAGCGGTGCAGCTGGTCCTGGAACAGAAGTTGA
- a CDS encoding transposase, whose translation MARKRYRAEDIIGHLRTIELATGRGLGLAEACRKLGITEQTYYRWKKEYGGLRVDQAKRLKGLEQENARLKRLVADLSLDNSILKEVAAGNF comes from the coding sequence ATGGCACGGAAACGGTACAGAGCGGAAGACATCATCGGACATTTGCGGACCATCGAGCTTGCAACGGGCCGAGGCCTCGGGCTCGCCGAGGCCTGCCGCAAGTTAGGCATCACCGAACAGACCTATTACCGGTGGAAGAAAGAGTACGGTGGCTTGCGGGTCGATCAGGCCAAACGGTTGAAGGGCTTGGAACAGGAGAATGCCCGGCTCAAGCGCCTGGTGGCTGACCTCTCCCTTGATAACAGCATCCTGAAGGAGGTGGCGGCGGGAAACTTCTAA
- a CDS encoding right-handed parallel beta-helix repeat-containing protein, whose protein sequence is MIRLQPAAMGACILASALGQAVTVDAATYYVATSGSDYNPGTSSQPWRTIAHAARTMIAGDTTYVRGGTYKEGLIQFGRSGTSSAPIKLLNASGQFPIIDFVDKALTKQVNFKNYAGYQKAIGWITIEGFEIRNGYNGLKIDNGNDITIRRNWIHHNLMQGIFGNGPRILIDRNRINHNGRFAACATTPSVCNLDHGIYLNGTAVTITSNLIYDNLGYGIQANGTVSYKPTVHPGPEYALSNNWVIANNTMAYQAQGSGMVAWGSTLQNLKVENNIFYENGVRRTASYTNGVTFISMGSTGIVIRNNYACATGAGSTVFLSAGATQGVNYTASGNIVTTTNPGFVNAPSTLVASPNFALTSHSPVINKGLTTTAKLAYDGVVRPQEGAYDVGAYEYYMGGTIAQLPIAPTSATAF, encoded by the coding sequence ATGATTCGACTCCAACCAGCAGCAATGGGTGCCTGCATTCTTGCCAGTGCCCTCGGGCAAGCTGTGACGGTCGACGCGGCAACGTACTATGTCGCCACGAGTGGAAGCGATTACAACCCGGGCACCAGCTCACAACCGTGGCGAACCATAGCCCATGCGGCCCGCACGATGATCGCCGGAGATACCACCTATGTGCGGGGTGGAACCTACAAAGAGGGGCTGATCCAATTCGGACGATCGGGAACCTCGTCGGCTCCGATCAAGCTCCTCAATGCGTCGGGCCAGTTCCCCATCATTGATTTTGTCGACAAGGCTCTTACGAAACAGGTTAATTTCAAGAACTACGCTGGGTATCAGAAGGCGATCGGCTGGATCACGATTGAAGGATTTGAGATCCGGAATGGGTATAATGGTCTCAAAATCGATAATGGTAATGACATCACCATTCGGCGGAATTGGATTCACCACAACCTTATGCAAGGGATTTTCGGAAATGGCCCCAGGATTCTGATCGATCGGAACAGGATCAATCACAATGGACGCTTTGCTGCCTGTGCCACGACACCATCCGTGTGCAACTTGGATCATGGCATTTACCTGAACGGCACGGCGGTCACGATCACCAGCAATCTCATTTATGACAATCTGGGCTATGGCATTCAAGCAAATGGGACAGTCAGTTATAAGCCTACAGTCCATCCGGGACCGGAGTACGCGTTGTCGAATAATTGGGTCATCGCCAACAACACCATGGCGTACCAAGCCCAGGGGAGCGGCATGGTCGCCTGGGGGTCAACCCTCCAGAATCTGAAGGTTGAGAATAATATTTTCTACGAGAATGGCGTGAGACGGACCGCTTCCTATACAAACGGGGTGACGTTCATCTCGATGGGGAGCACAGGCATTGTGATTCGAAATAATTACGCCTGCGCGACTGGAGCAGGTTCGACGGTCTTTCTCAGCGCTGGCGCCACTCAAGGGGTCAATTACACAGCCTCCGGCAACATCGTCACCACGACCAATCCCGGATTCGTCAATGCTCCAAGTACACTGGTGGCGTCTCCCAACTTTGCGCTGACCTCTCACAGCCCAGTCATTAACAAGGGCTTGACCACGACGGCCAAACTAGCTTACGACGGCGTTGTTCGGCCCCAAGAAGGCGCCTACGATGTAGGTGCCTATGAATACTATATGGGGGGCACCATCGCCCAACTGCCCATTGCGCCAACTTCGGCCACAGCATTCTAA
- a CDS encoding type II toxin-antitoxin system RelE/ParE family toxin: protein MRYNVTLTVDTADDFRRLDGFLKQPVAKQLKKLETSPLLGEHLGNKAGLNLTGYYKHYEAKKGVRIVYRIIEQEVIVEVVAIGKREELAVYHPSRKRIR, encoded by the coding sequence TTGCGCTATAACGTCACGCTCACGGTGGATACAGCCGACGACTTTCGCCGCCTCGATGGCTTTCTGAAACAACCTGTTGCCAAGCAACTCAAGAAGCTCGAAACGTCTCCTCTCCTCGGGGAGCATCTCGGAAATAAAGCCGGACTCAACCTCACAGGCTATTACAAGCACTATGAGGCTAAGAAGGGCGTCAGAATCGTCTACCGTATCATCGAGCAAGAGGTGATTGTGGAAGTCGTGGCAATCGGCAAGCGCGAAGAACTGGCTGTGTATCACCCTTCGCGCAAACGGATCCGATGA
- a CDS encoding IS5 family transposase (programmed frameshift), which translates to MRRYGLRDDQWEKIEKLLPGREGAVGVTAKDNRLFVEAVLYRYRAGIPWRDLPERFGDFRVIHTRHTRWSKGGVWKQVFERLADDPDNGYAMIDSTIVRAHQHSAGAKGGREQEAIGRSKGGLTTKIHATCDALGNPTSFHLTPGQAHDLDGADALLPGIDADTILADKAFDADERIIQPLQQAGKNIVIPPKSNRTTTRAYDKALYRARHLIENFFARLKQFRAIATRYDKRAANFLGAIYLAASITWLN; encoded by the exons GTGAGACGATACGGGTTGCGTGATGACCAATGGGAGAAGATCGAGAAACTGCTGCCAGGGCGTGAAGGCGCAGTGGGTGTGACAGCGAAAGACAACCGACTGTTTGTGGAGGCTGTTTTGTACCGTTACCGTGCCGGGATCCCATGGCGGGATCTGCCGGAGCGGTTCGGGGATTTCCGGGTGATCCACACGCGTCATACGCGCTGGAGCAAGGGCGGTGTCTGGAAGCAGGTGTTCGAGCGTCTGGCCGATGATCCCGACAACGGATACGCCATGATCGATTCAACGATCGTCCGTGCTCACCAGCACAGTGCGGGCGCAAAAGGGGGC CGCGAACAGGAAGCGATCGGACGCAGCAAAGGAGGATTGACCACGAAAATCCACGCCACCTGCGATGCGCTGGGCAATCCCACGAGTTTTCATCTCACACCAGGCCAGGCGCATGACCTTGATGGGGCCGATGCCCTTCTTCCCGGCATCGACGCCGACACGATCCTCGCCGACAAGGCGTTTGACGCCGATGAACGGATAATCCAGCCGTTGCAACAAGCGGGCAAGAATATCGTCATCCCGCCAAAATCCAACAGAACAACCACCCGAGCATACGATAAAGCCCTGTACAGGGCACGGCACCTGATCGAGAACTTTTTTGCCAGACTCAAACAATTCCGCGCGATTGCTACACGCTACGACAAACGCGCGGCCAACTTCCTTGGCGCAATCTATCTCGCTGCCTCCATCACATGGCTTAATTGA
- a CDS encoding ankyrin repeat domain-containing protein, whose protein sequence is MAEANVHLSMSWAWYLGLSALCTLALVSGCITAPEEKLRLAAAEGNLLRVETFLGQGVNAQAADEHGVTPLFLAAKHGHRDVVALLLKQGAAMNSARQDGVTPLFIAVQEGQRDVVALLLEKGADVNAQARIGGVTLLHIGAYRGDQAIVTLLLQHGADKNARMSSGERPVDLAQTQGHQSLIPLLEP, encoded by the coding sequence ATGGCAGAAGCTAACGTCCACCTATCGATGAGTTGGGCATGGTATTTGGGTCTGTCCGCCCTCTGTACGCTCGCTCTCGTGAGTGGTTGTATAACTGCGCCTGAAGAGAAACTGCGACTCGCCGCAGCCGAAGGGAATCTTCTTCGAGTGGAGACATTCCTAGGACAGGGAGTCAACGCACAGGCGGCCGATGAGCACGGCGTGACCCCTCTCTTCTTGGCGGCAAAGCATGGACATCGGGACGTCGTGGCACTCTTATTGAAACAGGGCGCCGCAATGAACTCCGCAAGACAGGACGGCGTCACACCGCTTTTCATCGCGGTACAAGAGGGACAACGAGATGTGGTGGCGCTCCTCTTGGAAAAAGGAGCGGATGTGAACGCTCAGGCGCGAATAGGGGGAGTGACACTCCTGCATATCGGGGCGTATCGAGGCGATCAGGCAATCGTAACCCTGCTACTTCAGCATGGAGCGGACAAGAATGCCAGAATGTCATCAGGCGAACGCCCGGTGGATTTGGCCCAGACACAAGGCCACCAGTCGCTGATTCCACTCCTCGAACCATGA
- a CDS encoding PilZ domain-containing protein — protein MYQRRCARYPVHFRSTLSTPEIPEGTGTAMDLSIRGCRVQSFIPVLVGIRVKLSIDIPEPRVAIEVEQAVVRWVSGQEFGLEFASISPEQFERLTTIIQQLPSVPDRG, from the coding sequence ATGTATCAGCGTCGCTGCGCCCGATACCCTGTGCATTTTCGCAGCACCTTGTCGACGCCTGAAATTCCAGAAGGGACAGGAACGGCCATGGACCTGTCTATCCGAGGCTGTCGAGTCCAAAGCTTCATTCCCGTGCTCGTCGGAATACGCGTTAAGCTTTCCATCGATATCCCGGAACCCAGAGTGGCCATCGAGGTCGAACAGGCGGTCGTCCGCTGGGTCTCCGGCCAAGAATTCGGACTTGAATTTGCTTCCATATCTCCAGAACAGTTTGAGCGGCTGACAACAATCATTCAGCAGCTTCCTTCTGTTCCTGATCGAGGATAG